The sequence TTAATATCTTATGAACTACTATGTATATGCCTTTACTGAAGGGGTTTCTCTTATGTGTAGTTTGTTTGGCAACCGTACATGGACCCACGGATTCTGTCTAGAGTTCTTGCTGAATTCCTCGGCCACCCACATGGAGATTTCTATATCGCCGTTGTGCCTCTCATATTTTTTAGATGGATTGAGATCCTAAATGTTGATCGAGTGTTGCGTCAATTTGGGGGAAAGCAAGGACCTCCAAACCCGCCGCTTAATATTGATACCTTCCATCGACAATCGGCCCGCAATGATGACGGATGGTGGCCGGTCAGACTATCTGAGTGGTTTGAGGTGTGGGCAAACCGGCGAGGTGATGCATACAGGCTGCGTATTGATCGTGCAGATACGTTGCGTCCTAGTCAAGATTACTATAGGTGGTACTGCGACAGAACAAGGAGGTTTTTGTCTGCCCCTGATGCATTCCATGATCCGAGGCAGGAAGTTGTCCCAGAAGGTGCACCGGAAGAGTATGGAAGAGGCCCAGTTGTTAATTTGCCGCCGGTTCCCCGAGACCATCGTCGCCGCCGTCCTCGCAGAGGCAGAGCTGAAGAACATGCTGACCCTGGGGAGGATAGGCAAGATTTACCAGACGAAGACCGGCCCAGTGTTGAGCAAGACATGGGTTATCATGCTCCATCACAGCCTCCTCCAGTTCCTGGGGACTACTACTACCCGCAACCTTTTGTTCAAGCGGAGCCTATGCAGCCATCTTCCATTCAGCACTTTATGCCATATCAGAGTAGCTATGAAGTTGGTGGTTCATCACAGGGAGGTACACAGGACTTAATTGATTCTATGGACAGAGTTGGGTGGACAAACTTCTCTTCGTTTTTCGACGGTTTGGACCATTTCATCCCTCAGCAAGCATCCCCTCATACACCAACAGATCTTGCACTCGCCCTGCCCCGATCCGACACTGACATGCAGCCTGCGCCTGCGGGGAGGAGATCTACCTCCATTGGGGACACAGCTGGGTCTGCACTACGACCCTACGACCCTATGCAGATGCAGGGTCGACGACTTTCAGGACGGAGTTGATACATTCGGAAAGGTTGGTTGTCATGTGACCATATCGTCGGCCCTCATCAAGGTGCTGCAGCCATTTTGGTGGCTCCAATTCTCGTATCCAACCCATCATCTGTGGCGATGCTACGGGATCCTCGCTGCTACTTAACTCAAGGTAGTACTGCGCCTGCTCTTGCGTCTTCGAATAAGCGGCATTAACCAGGTGTCTTTTGGCTTCCTTACTCTTAAAACTTGTTGCGAAGTTGGAAGCAATATGCCGTACACAGTAAACATTGTGTTCCCAGCCACAGCCGTCACGCTCCAATGCGGCCTTTATTGCAGCATGCCTGTCGGAGATAAGAAGAACTCCTGGCCGAGTTGCTACATGTCTCCTCAAATTGGTCAAAAAAAAGTACCATGAATCTGTGTTCTCTCTTTCGACGAGGGCAAAGCGACATGCAAAATGTTGTTGTTTCCATCCTGTGCTATGGCCATGAGAAGAGTGCCAGCGTACTTCCCGTACAGATGTGTTCCGTCTACTGAGACTAGCGGCTTGCAATGCCTAAACGCTTGAACACATGAAGGGAACGACCAGAAAACCTGGTGGAACATGACACTATCACGGTCCAGGGTGTTTCCGATGTAGTACGGAACCGTTTGGAGGTCAACAATTGTCCCTGCAATCCAATTGTAGGGTTTAGTCAAACTGGTTAAGGAGTAAAAGGACAACTAAGAGCAAAGATCCTacgaaagtaaattgcaaggaataccTGGGACGAAGGCTTGGAGCGCATTGAAGTATCGGCGCAGCTGGTCATACGACTCGTCCCAATCACCATAGATCCTTGCGATTGCCTTCTGCTTTGCGTGCCAAACCTTCTTGTAAGACACCTTGTACCCGTACGCTGACTCAACTGATCCTTGCAACACCTTTACACAAATAGTCGCATCAGCATGCACCATGGGGAATATGTGCTGGCAGATGACATTGCTATCTAGTTGAGCGTGGTCCTGAGACATCGAACTTGCCAGGCAACTATGAGGCCCTTCGTATTTTCGAATTTCCCAAAATCGGGAAGACGATGTCTTCGCAACCCGTACCATCCAGCGACATCGATCACCGAACTGCTTGCATCGACATACATACCTCCTTTGGTCTGACTCTACGACCTTATACTCTGCACTCCTACGGATGTTGTAGTTCTTGACTGCAAGCATCGCTGTTTCCCGGTTCAGAAACTTCAACCCAATCTCGAGCTCCATCTCGCCTGACAGAGCGTAGTTGCTAGGTCCGTCCTCTGCGTTACTCGAATGCATTGCTCCAAGATTTAGGGACAGGTAGTGTGCAGATGTGCTGGAGGATACACGTCCACCTACCGCTTCAACAGGTCTTGGAGGAACATCGTCGCCATGAGGAGGTTGCGTTTCCGGAACGGCTTCTGCCTCATCACCACTGTATTCTTCAATGTCATCCTCGTCAGAAGTTTCGGCAATGCCAACATCAGCATGCCTATCGAACCCATGTAACGTTGAAGGGGACGGGCGCGCTTCCTGAAGATTTGCATTCTGTTCCCGCACAACAAATGCATTGAAGCTTGGACTACGGGCCCTACTTGTATCCGGCCCCGGAACAAAATCAGCCGCTCCCAGATTTCTCACACCATCCACATTATTGGAACTGGACGAGCTTCCGCCAATATCCTGAATATTCAGACAAAGCTCCAACGAATATATGGTACCTATGCTGCGATGATAAGAGAACATCATTGATACCTGCTGATCAGATTTTATCTGCATTTTTTGATATGCAAACGAGTTGGCCACTGCAATTGGCATCCTATAAGTCAGCTTcgtgattttttttttcccaaCCATTCCGGTATGAACCAGAATCAGATTCTTCAGATCTTGCAACGATGTCTGTGGTGGAATCATTATCCATAATGGATCATCGCAAACGAATGTAATCCCTTCTGCTGTATGAGAAATTTCTCCATTTGgatataaaattaaatacacGTTCTCCGAAGCCATATAAAAAAAAAGCCAATCTGAATAcccaaaaaatttttaagagagaAAGAAGCTAGTGAACTTGAGAGAATATTGAAGAGTGGGAGGAGAGTGAATACTGAATGGCTTCTTCCGTGGTTGCTCTAGCAGCGTTTATATAGGCACACCGCGATCCCATTTTGTTGCCAATACACCTGAAGTGTTCCAACTCAAGTGCGCCGCAGTTGAATTGGTGCCAACTCGTGGCCACCGTCCAAGATGTTACCCATTTCATGGGTGACAGCCACATAATGGTTGCTTCACCATTTCGTGCCCGCCGCCATTGAAATGGAACCTGCTGCACCTTTGCTCCATTTCGTGGGCGCTCCACCTGATATGGAGTGGAATCCCATTTCGCGGGCGGCGTGCGAGACTTGGGCCTGCGTATTTCAGTAACACTTTCACGCCGTGCGTATATAGGGAAATAAAGTGTGAAGaatgtttaattatataaaaaagccGATAACATTCTTCCAAAGAGACTAGtcaatttaagaaaaaataactCGTCTATTGAGTATtgactgattttttttttggtgactgaaataaattaaacaaagaaaaacaaaacaaacaaaacaaggaactgcctaaatagagggacagtcccgtttaagactactcttaaattcctcccaaggtgaaagaagctctacatgcgaaagttgtaacttcatcgccatctttgccatagtatctgccaccgtgtttgcatctctcataatcaaacgaaagtcaacccgccaattccaatgcatgatatctcttattttgagcaccagtggatcaataaacccaaaaccatcttgagtaacaagatgGAACAAGCtggcgccaaagccaaagccaattctcccgctcctcccaaccaaacagctgcttacacaaccacaagtaaccattgcgagagttatagactttggcagcagacccactccaataccaacccacttccggacctacttgttcatctggattgtaagaaagaatattatctttcagattttgagataaaggagaataaagagtatccaaatgccaccaagactctgcttcttgactcagaacttctggatcagtttcccacactccatccttgagaaaaaggccatgaatcttattatgTTTCCTTCGCGcaagagtttgaatatgaaagaatct is a genomic window of Arachis ipaensis cultivar K30076 chromosome B06, Araip1.1, whole genome shotgun sequence containing:
- the LOC107647633 gene encoding uncharacterized protein LOC107647633, with amino-acid sequence MASENVYLILYPNGEISHTAEGITFVCDDPLWIMIPPQTSLQDLKNLILVHTGMVGKKKITKLTYRMPIAVANSFAYQKMQIKSDQQVSMMFSYHRSIGTIYSLELCLNIQDIGGSSSSSNNVDGVRNLGAADFVPGPDTSRARSPSFNAFVVREQNANLQEARPSPSTLHGFDRHADVGIAETSDEDDIEEYSGDEAEAVPETQPPHGDDVPPRPVEAVGGRVSSSTSAHYLSLNLGAMHSSNAEDGPSNYALSGEMELEIGLKFLNRETAMLAVKNYNIRRSAEYKVVESDQRRYVCRCKQFGDRCRWMVRVAKTSSSRFWEIRKYEGPHSCLASSMSQDHAQLDSNVICQHIFPMVHADATICVKVLQGSVESAYGYKVSYKKVWHAKQKAIARIYGDWDESYDQLRRYFNALQAFVPGTIVDLQTVPYYIGNTLDRDSVMFHQVFWSFPSCVQAFRHCKPLVSVDGTHLYGKYAGTLLMAIAQDGNNNILHVALPSSKERTQIHGTFF